A section of the Oryza sativa Japonica Group chromosome 1, ASM3414082v1 genome encodes:
- the LOC4327235 gene encoding uncharacterized protein isoform X2: MGCAASATDSAERRRPGRSPGHDGEQQQQQDGRRRGCKVAPEPKEEDGAAAAAFLASMPGSPSFRYYCQKSATVDAIVADADGDGDSDGDECVRITETPQPIKNNGHGSSELSKSAPEASRWVRFRGLALAAWCSLFSRHSRRSAASAPSHPPPPPPPAKSHQRFDAAAPAERSVLL; encoded by the exons ATGGGGTGCGCCGCGTCGGCGACGGACAGCGCTGAGCGGCGGAGGCCGGGGCGGTCGCCgggccacgacggcgagcagcagcagcagcaggatggGAGGAGGCGCGGGTGCAAGGTGGCGCCGGAGCCcaaggaggaggacggcgcggcggcggcggcgttcttgGCGTCGATGCCCGGATCCCCCAGCTTCCGATACTACTGCCAGAAGTCCGCCACCGTCGACGCCATCGTCGCCgatgccgacggcgacggcgacagcgacggcgacgaatgCGTCAGAATCACCG AGACGCCTCAGCCGATCAAGAACAATGGCCATGGCTCCAGCGAG CTCTCCAAATCGGCACCGGAGGCGAGCAGGTGGGTCAGGTTCAGAGGCCTCGCGCTCGCCGCATGGTGCAGCTTGTTCAGCCGCCATAGCCGCCGCAGCGCAGCCTCAGCTCcgtctcatcctcctcctcctcctcctcctgccaaATCTCACCAACGCTTCGACGCCGCTGCTCCGGCTGAGAGATCAGTTCTTCTCTGA
- the LOC4327235 gene encoding uncharacterized protein isoform X1, whose amino-acid sequence MGCAASATDSAERRRPGRSPGHDGEQQQQQDGRRRGCKVAPEPKEEDGAAAAAFLASMPGSPSFRYYCQKSATVDAIVADADGDGDSDGDECVRITETPQPIKNNGHGSSEVEINPWLRSSSRIPNRIHPEFNMQLSKSAPEASRWVRFRGLALAAWCSLFSRHSRRSAASAPSHPPPPPPPAKSHQRFDAAAPAERSVLL is encoded by the exons ATGGGGTGCGCCGCGTCGGCGACGGACAGCGCTGAGCGGCGGAGGCCGGGGCGGTCGCCgggccacgacggcgagcagcagcagcagcaggatggGAGGAGGCGCGGGTGCAAGGTGGCGCCGGAGCCcaaggaggaggacggcgcggcggcggcggcgttcttgGCGTCGATGCCCGGATCCCCCAGCTTCCGATACTACTGCCAGAAGTCCGCCACCGTCGACGCCATCGTCGCCgatgccgacggcgacggcgacagcgacggcgacgaatgCGTCAGAATCACCG AGACGCCTCAGCCGATCAAGAACAATGGCCATGGCTCCAGCGAGGTAGAGATCAATCCATGGCTTCGATCTTCCTCCCGAATCCCTAACCGAATTCATCCTGAATTTAACATGCAGCTCTCCAAATCGGCACCGGAGGCGAGCAGGTGGGTCAGGTTCAGAGGCCTCGCGCTCGCCGCATGGTGCAGCTTGTTCAGCCGCCATAGCCGCCGCAGCGCAGCCTCAGCTCcgtctcatcctcctcctcctcctcctcctgccaaATCTCACCAACGCTTCGACGCCGCTGCTCCGGCTGAGAGATCAGTTCTTCTCTGA